One part of the Raphanus sativus cultivar WK10039 chromosome 7, ASM80110v3, whole genome shotgun sequence genome encodes these proteins:
- the LOC108817714 gene encoding uncharacterized protein LOC108817714, whose amino-acid sequence MRNSLSFEIDDNGGAGRDGNHSVVRDRLRLKPITSERRDRSHSGSDRSSLRSTRPHNHIGRSVNRKGGVLAWLKPRGNWLLYVLVAFTVCAFVMSSMLLQSSITWQGNAKGGRQGRSRIGFGSRLRYVPGGIARELIEGEGLDSLRSAVRIGVRPPRLALILGNMKKDSRTLMLVTVMKNLQKLGYVFKVFAVENGEARSLWEQLAGHVKVLVSDQLGQADWTIFEGVIADSLEAKEAISSLMQEPFRSVPLIWIVHEDILASRLPVYLKMGQNSLISHWRSAFARANVVVFPQFTLPMLHSVLDDGNFVVIPESLVDVWAAESYSEVHRKQKLREINGFDEDDLIIVVLGSSFFYDEFSWDNAVAMHMLGPLLTRYGRRKDTGGPFKFVFLYGNSTEGQNDAVQEVASRLGLTQGTVRHFGLNEDVNRVLLMADILVYASSQEEQSFPPLVVRAMSFGIPIITPDFPVMKKYMADGVHGIFFQRNDPDALLKAFSPLVSDGRISKFAQTIASSGRLLTKNMMAAECITGYARLLENVVHFPSDTFLPGYISQLQVASWEWSLFRSEIGPPRTTYASIGRPGIVFQVEEKFTGVVDSTNPVDNNTIFISDEFPSKLDWDVLEEIEGAEEYEKVESEELEDRMERDVEDWEEIYRNARRSEKLKFEVNERDEGELERTGQPLCIYEVYDGAGAWPFLHHGSLYRGLSLSSKDRRLSSDDVDAADRLPLLNDSHYRDILCEIGGMFAVANKVDSIHMRPWIGFQSWRAAGRKVSLSSKAEGSLENIIQQDTKGEIVYFWTKLDIDGDALGSRNALTFWSMCDILNQGNCRTTFEEAFRHMYGLPEHIEALPPMPEDGHHWSSLHNWVMPTPSFLEFVMFSRMFSESLDALHNNPNDSKSCSLSSSQLERKHCYCRVLELLVNVWAYHSGRKMVYINPRDGSLEEQHPLPQRRGLMWAKYFNFTLLKNMDEDLAEAADDNDHPRERWLWPLTGEVHWKGVYEREREERYRFKMDKKRKTKEKLYDRIKNGYKQKSLGR is encoded by the exons ATGAGAAACTCTCTCTCCTTCGAGATCGACGACAATGGCGGCGCCGGAAGAGACGGGAACCACAGCGTCGTCCGAGATCGCCTCCGTCTCAAGCCTATCACGAGCGAGAGGCGAGATCGATCTCACTCCGGTTCGGATCGGTCCTCCTTGCGTAGTACTCGGCCTCATAATCACATTGGCAGATCGGTTAACCGCAAGGGAGGAGTGCTCGCGTGGCTCAAGCCGCGTGGCAACTGGCTGCTCTACGTTCTGGTGGCGTTCACGGTCTGCGCGTTCGTCATGTCCTCGATGCTGCTCCAGAGTTCGATCACGTGGCAAGGGAACGCGAAGGGAGGAAGGCAGGGGAGGAGCCGGATTGGATTCGGGAGTAGGTTGAGGTACGTCCCTGGAGGGATCGCGAGGGAGTTGATCGAAGGAGAAGGTCTTGATTCGTTGCGGTCGGCGGTTAGGATCGGCGTTCGTCCGCCGAGGCTTGCGCtc ATACTAGGGAATATGAAGAAAGATTCCCGAACACTAATGTTGGTCACAGTGATGAAGAATCTTCAAAAACTGGGTTATGTGTTTAAG GTTTTTGCCGTAGAGAATGGCGAAGCACGTTCACTGTGGGAACAGTTAGCTGGCCATGTTAAAGTTCTGGTTTCAGATCAGCTGGGGCAGGCTGATTGGACAAT TTTTGAAGGTGTTATTGCTGATTCGCTTGAAGCAAAAGAAGCCATTTCAAG cctAATGCAGGAGCCATTTCGTTCAGTGCCACTTATATGGATAGTTCATGAAGACATTCTTGCAAGTCGGTTGCCTGTTTACCTAAAGATGGGCCAGAATTCTCTAATATCCCACTGGAGAAGTGCTTTTGCGAGAGCAAATGTCGTTGTCTTTCCACAGTTTACTCTGCCG ATGTTACATAGTGTTCTTGATGATGGGAACTTCGTTGTGATTCCGGAATCACTAGTCGATGTTTGGGCTGCTGAAAGCTACAGTGAAGTCCACAGAAAGCAAAAACTGAGGGAGATTAACGGATTTGATGAGGATGACCTGATCATCGTGGTGCTTGGGAGCTCCTTCTTTTATGATGAGTTTTCTTGGGATAATGCCGTGGCAATGCACATGTTGGGACCACTATTAACACGATACGGGAGGAGAAAAGATACTGGCGGTCCCTTTAAGTTTGTTTTTCTATATGGTAATTCTACCGAAGGACAGAACGATGCTGTGCAG GAGGTTGCATCGAGACTTGGGTTGACCCAAGGCACTGTTCGGCATTTTGGTTTGAATGAGGATGTGAATAGAGTTCTACTGATGGCTGATATTCTTGTTTATGCTTCTTCACAAGAGGAACAAAGTTTTCCTCCGTTAGTTGTCCGAGCTATGAGCTTTGGCATCCCGATTATAACACCTGACTTTCCTGTCATGAAAAAATAT ATGGCTGATGGAGTTCATGGcatattttttcaaagaaatGACCCTGATGCATTGCTAAAGGCCTTCTCACCCTTGGTGTCAGATGGAAGGATCTCTAAATTTGCTCAAACAATTGCTTCCTCAGGAAGACTTTTAACTAAGAACATGATGGCAGCAGAATGCATAACTGGTTATGCTAGGCTTTTGGAGAACGTTGTCCATTTCCCATCTGATACTTTCTTGCCAGGTTATATTTCTCAACTTCAAGTGGCCTCGTGGGAGTGGAGTCTGTTCAGGAGCGAAATAGGGCCGCCAAGAACCACTTATGCATCCATCGGAAGACCTGGAATTGTTTTCCAAGTCGAAGAGAAGTTCACGGGTGTTGTTGACTCAACAAACCCTGTTGATAACAACACCATATTTATTTCAGATGAGTTTCCTTCCAAATTAGACTGGGATGTTCTTGAAGAGATTGAGGGAGCTGAAGAGTACGAGAAAGTAGAATCCGAGGAG CTAGAGGACCGAATGGAAAGAGATGTTGAGGATTGGGAGGAGATATACCGGAATGCTCGCAGATCGGAGAAGCTAAAGTTTGAGGTGAACGAACGGGATGAAGGAGAGCTTGAACGCACTGGTCAGCCGTTATGTATTTACGAGGTTTACGATGGAGCTGGTGCCTGGCCCTTTCTGCATCATGGATCTCTATACCGTGGTTTGAGCCTG TCCAGCAAAGATCGAAGGCTAAGCTCAGACGACGTAGATGCAGCAGACCGATTACCTCTGCTGAATGATAGTCATTATCGAGATATCCTCTGCGAAATTGGAGGAATGTTTGCTGTTGCAAATAAAGTTGATAGCATTCACATGAGACCTTGGATTGGATTTCAGTCATGGCGTGCTGCTGGTAGGAAG GTCTCGTTATCATCAAAAGCTGAAGGGTCCCTGGAAAACATTATACAACAGGATACCAAGGGAGAGATTGTTTACTTTTGGACAAAGCTAGACATTGACGGTGACGCACTTGGAAGTAGAAATGCACTTACATTCTGGTCCATGTGTGATATCCTTAACCAAGGAAACTGCAG GACCACTTTTGAAGAGGCATTCCGGCATATGTATGGGTTGCCAGAACACATTGAAGCGCTTCCACCCATGCCTGAGGATGGTCATCACTGGTCTTCTCTCCACAACTGGGTGATGCCAACTCCGTCTTTCCTCGAGTTTGTCATGTTCTCACG GATGTTCTCAGAGTCTCTAGATGCATTGCACAACAATCCTAACGACTCCAAAAGCTGCTCATTATCTTCATCGCAGCTCGAG AGAAAGCACTGTTACTGCCGGGTCTTGGAACTGTTGGTTAATGTGTGGGCATACCACAGCGGGAGAAAGATGGTTTACATAAACCCTAGAGACGGTTCACTCGAGGAACAGCATCCGTTACCGCAACGAAGAGGTTTGATGTGGGCTAAGTACTTTAACTTCACGTTACTGAAAAATATGGACGAGGACTTAGCAGAAGCAGCAGATGATAACGACCATCCAAGAGAGAGATGGTTATGGCCACTAACCGGAGAGGTGCATTGGAAAGGCGTTTACGAGAGGGAACGTGAAGAAAGATACCGATTCAAAATGGACAAGAAACGTAAAACTAAGGAGAAACTTTACGATAGAATCAAGAACGGTTACAAGCAGAAATCACTCGGAAGATGA
- the LOC108814741 gene encoding phytol kinase 1, chloroplastic-like, whose translation MSSKFPLSPISHQLCRSSSRFLNTATTPRFCSPVSYPYLIGSSSQLRAHHPLISFAVTKDSLLHDLGATGAVLGGAYALVLTFESLTKRNVVSQRLSRKLVHILSGLLFVLSWPIFSASEEARYFAALVPLVNCVKLVVNGLSASPNSTLIKSVTREGRPEELLRGPLFYVLALLVSAVFFWRDSPIGMISLAMMCGGDGIADVMGRKFGSQKIPYNPRKSIAGSISMFIFGFFVSIGLLYFYSSIGYLHMNWETTFTKVAIVSMVATLVESLPITDQLDDNVSVPLATILVAYVSFGY comes from the exons ATGTCGTCAAAGTTTCCTCTATCTCCCATCAGCCATCAGTTATGTCGGAGCAGCTCCAGGTTCTTGAACACCGCGACGACTCCCCGGTTCTGTTCTCCGGTTTCTTATCCTTACCTCATCGGCTCGTCCAGTCAGTTACGCGCTCACCACCCTCTGATCTCTTTCGCGGTTACAAAGGATTCTCTGTTGCATGACCTCGGAGCCACCGGGGCAGTTCTTGGTGGAGCCTACGCGCTCGTCTTGACCTTCGAGAGTCTCACGAAGCGAAACGTGGTTTCACAG AGATTGAGTAGAAAGCTTGTGCACATACTCTCAGGTCTGCTTTTTGTACTCTCGTGGCCAATCTTCAG CGCATCGGAGGAGGCTAGATACTTTGCTGCTTTAGTTCCACTAGTGAATTGCGTAAAGCTTGTTGTCAATGGATTATCCGCCTCTCCCAATTCCACGCTAATCAAATCCGTCACTAGAGAAGGAAGACCAGA AGAGTTGCTTAGAGGTCCATTGTTCTACGTTCTAGCGCTTCTCGTCTCTGCGGTTTTCTTCTGGAGAGATTCTCCTATCGGTATGATCTCGTTGGCAATGATGTGTGGTGGCGACG GAATAGCTGATGTCATGGGACGTAAATTTGGATCACAGAAGATACCTTACAACCCAAGGAAGAGCATAGCGGGAAGCATCTCCATGTTCATATTCGGCTTCTTCGTCTCTATCGG GTTACTTTACTTTTACTCAAGCATTGGGTACCTTCACATGAACTGGGAAACGACCTTTACAAAAGTCGCGATAGTCTCAATGGTCGCTACGTTGGTCGAGTCATTACCCATCACCGATCAATTAGACGACAATGTTTCTGTTCCTCTGGCTACTATTTTGGTTGCTTATGTAAGTTTTGGATATTAG
- the LOC108814724 gene encoding 3-phosphoinositide-dependent protein kinase 1, whose protein sequence is MEKEFDSKLVLQGNGGSVSRSKSFSFKAPQENFTIQDFQLGKIYGVGSYSKVVRAKKKESGTVYALKIMDKKFITKENKTAYVKLERIVLDQLDHPGIIKLFFTFQDSFSLYMALESCEGGELFDQITRKGRLSEDESRFYSAQVVDALEYIHNMGLIHRDIKPENLLLTSDGHIKIADFGSVKPMQDSRITVLPNAASDDKACTFVGTAAYVPPEVLNSSPATFGNDLWALGCTIYQMLSGTSPFKDASEWLIFQRIIARDIKFPSHFSEAARDLIDRLLDTDPSRRPGAGSEGYAALKRHPFFMGVDWKNLRSQTPPKLAPDPASQTASPERDDAHGSPWNPTHIGDSSAAHNDGHSAPSTPSESSGSITRLASIDSFDSRWQQFLEPGESVLMISAVKKLQKITSKKVQLILTNKPKLIYVDPSKLVVKGNIIWSDNSNDLNVVVTSPSHFKICTPKKVLSFEDVKQRALVWKKAIETLQNR, encoded by the exons ATGGAGAAGGAATTTGATTCGAAGCTTGTCCTTCAAGGCAATGGCGGAAGTGTTTCTAGGAGCAAGAGCTTCTCCTTCAAAGCTCCTCAAGAGAACTTCACCATCCAGGATTTCCAGCTCGGCAAGATCTACGGCGTTGGCTCCTACTCCAAg gttgTTAGggcaaagaagaaggagagtggAACTGTGTATGCTTTAAAGATTATGGAcaaaaaattcataacaaaGGAGAACAAAACAGCTTATGTAAAACTCGAGAGGATTGTTCTTGATCAGCTTGACCATCCTGGGATCATCAAACTCTTCTTCACTTTTCAAGACTCTTTCTCACTAT ATATGGCACTTGAATCTTGCGAGGGTGGCGAGCTTTTCGACCAAATTACTAGA AAAGGTAGACTATCTGAGGATGAATCTAGGTTCTACAGTGCACAAGTTGTGGATGCTCTTGAGTATATACATAATATGGGACTCATACATCGTGATATCAAG CCGGAGAATCTGCTGCTGACTTCAGATGGGCACATCAAGATTGCTGATTTTGGAAGTGTGAAGCCGATGCAAGATAGCCGGATCACAGTTCTTCCTAATGCTGCTTCTG ACGATAAGGCGTGCACTTTTGTCGGAACTGCTGCTTATGTTCCTCCTGAAGTTCTCAACTCTTCTCCCGCAACTTTTGG AAATGATCTCTGGGCTCTCGGCTGCACTATCTACCAAATGCTTTCAGGGACTTCTCCTTTCAAAGACGCAAGTGAATGGCTGATTTTCCAAAGAATTATAGCCAGAGATATAAAGTTCCCAAGTCATTTCTCAGAAGCAGCAAGAGACCTCATTGACCGGTTGCTG GATACTGATCCAAGTAGAAGACCAGGTGCTGGATCAGAAGGTTATGCTGCTCTTAAGCGACATCCTTTCTTTATGGGAGTTGACTGGAAGAATCTAAGGTCTCAGACTCCTCCAAAGCTAGCCCCAGATCCTGCG TCTCAGACAGCATCTCCTGAGAGGGATGACGCTCATGGTTCTCCATGGAACCCGACTCATATTGGAGATTCTTCAGCCGCACATAACGATGGGCACAGTGCTCCTTCCACACCTTCTGAATCATCGGGTTCCATAACACGGCTTGCTTCAATAGACTCTTTTGATTCGAGATG GCAACAGTTTCTGGAGCCGGGAGAATCGGTCCTGATGATATCAGCTGTGAAGAAGCTTCAGAAAATAACGAGCAAGAAGGTGCAGCTAATACTAACCAACAAACCCAAGCTAATCTATGTTGACCCGTCAAAGCTAGTTGTAAAAGGGAACATCATCTGGTCTGATAACTCGAATGACCTCAACGTTGTAGTCACTAGCCCTTCTCACTTCAAGATTTGCACG CCGAAGAAGGTTTTGTCATTTGAAGACGTGAAACAGAGAGCTTTGGTGTGGAAAAAAGCAATCGAGACTCTACAGAATCGCTGA
- the LOC108816680 gene encoding 3-ketoacyl-CoA synthase 19: MELFSLPSLFLISTLLVFYISKYVLNKRNQRNCFMLHYECYKGQDERKLDTEACAKVVQRNKNLGLEEYRFLLRTMVRSGIGEETYGPRNVLEGREASPSLLDAHSEMDEIMFDTLDKLFHKTKGLVSPSDIDILIVNVSLFAPSPSLTSRVINRYKMREDIKSYNLSGLGCSASVISIDIVQRIFETRENSFALVVSTETMGPHWYCGKDRSMMLSNCLFRAGGSSVLLTNAPRFKNQALMKLVTVVRAHVGSDDEAYSCCMQMEDKDGHPGFLLTKYLKKAAARALTLNLKVLLPRVLPLKELIRYAIVRAFKRRTTAKGESTSSGLGLDLKTGLQHFCIHPGGRAIIEGVGKSLGLTEFDIEPARMALHRFGNTSSGGLWYVLGYMEAKKRLKKGDKILMMSMGAGFESNNCVWKVLKNLDDNNVWDDSIDQYPEMSKIPNLFLEKYGWINDDTMSFVRV; the protein is encoded by the coding sequence ATGGAGCTCTTTTCACTCCCTTCTCTGTTCCTTATCTCCACTCTACTCGTCTTCTACATCTCCAAGTATGTTCTCAACAAAAGAAACCAGAGAAACTGTTTCATGCTTCACTACGAGTGTTACAAGGGCCAAGACGAGAGAAAACTCGACACCGAGGCCTGTGCCAAGGTCGTTCAACGAAACAAGAACTTAGGTCTCGAAGAGTATAGGTTTCTCCTCCGTACAATGGTCAGATCCGGTATAGGAGAGGAAACTTACGGCCCAAGAAACGTCCTCGAAGGTAGAGAAGCCTCTCCTTCTCTCCTCGACGCTCACTCCGAGATGGACGAGATCATGTTCGATACCCTCGACAAGCTTTTCCACAAGACAAAAGGCTTGGTCTCTCCTTCGGACATAGACATTCTGATCgtcaacgtctctctcttcgcTCCATCTCCTTCTCTAACCTCGAGAGTCATCAACAGATACAAGATGCGAGAAGACATCAAATCATACAACCTCTCCGGTCTAGGGTGTAGCGCGAGCGTTATATCGATTGATATAGTGCAACGGATCTTCGAGACTCGAGAGAACTCGTTTGCACTCGTTGTCAGCACTGAGACAATGGGTCCTCACTGGTACTGCGGTAAAGATAGGTCAATGATGCTCTCAAACTGTCTCTTCCGTGCTGGAGGAAGCTCTGTTCTCTTAACCAACGCACCACGGTTCAAGAACCAGGCTTTGATGAAGCTCGTGACTGTGGTTCGAGCCCACGTGGGCTCGGACGACGAGGCCTACTCGTGCTGCATGCAAATGGAAGACAAAGACGGTCATCCAGGGTTTCTCTTAACCAAGTACCTTAAAAAAGCAGCTGCTAGAGCCCTGACCCTAAACCTAAAAGTCCTCCTCCCTAGAGTCTTGCCACTCAAGGAACTCATCCGGTACGCGATAGTACGCGCTTTTAAACGAAGAACCACCGCAAAAGGAGAGTCCACGAGCTCAGGATTAGGTCTAGACCTGAAGACAGGCTTGCAACACTTTTGTATTCACCCTGGAGGAAGAGCTATTATAGAAGGTGTGGGTAAAAGCTTGGGGCTCACGGAATTTGACATCGAGCCAGCGAGAATGGCGCTTCATAGGTTTGGGAATACATCTTCTGGTGGTTTATGGTACGTTCTTGGTTACATGGAAGCTAAGAAGAGGTTGAAGAAAGGTGACAAGATATTAATGATGAGTATGGGAGCTGGATTTGAGTCTAACAACTGTGTTTGGAAGGTTCTTAAGAATCTTGATGATAACAATGTTTGGGATGATTCGATCGATCAATATCCTGAAATGTCGAAGATACCTAATCTGTTCTTGGAGAAGTATGGTTGGATCAATGACGATACCATGAGCTTTGTTCGAGTTTGA